The genomic DNA AAAAAATATAAGAGAGGTTTTTCCACCAGCTCCAGTAATTGCAATAATATCTTTTTTATTAATATTAAAATTTTTATAACTCATATTTATCTCCAAATTTAAAAATATATATATTATTTTATATGAAATATTTTTTTCGGTCTATATTTTTTTAAAAAATTGTTGACAGATGAGAAAAAAAGTTATAATATACACCTAACAAATCAATTAACCATCAAGAGAGACTGAGGGACTGGCCCTGTGATGTTTCAGCAACCTGCCTATTTAGGGTGTGGTGCTAATTCCAGACAGATGGATAGACTAAGGACTTAGTGTATATTCTCTCTATTACTTGATGGTGATAGAGAGTTTTTTTTATAAATTTTTTAGGGGGATAGAAAATGATTAAGATAGAAAAAGTTAATAAAATATATCCTAATGGGTTTCATGCAGTAAAAGATGTAAGTCTAGAAATAAAAAAAGGGGATATATTTGGAGTAATTGGTTTAAGTGGAGCTGGAAAATCATCACTAATAAGATTATTGAATAGATTGGAAGAGCCAACAAGTGGAAAGATAATAATTGATGGTGTAGATATAACATCACTATCAAAAAATGAGCTTTTAGAAAAGAGAAAAAAAATAGGAATGATATTTCAACACTTTAACTTATTGGCATCAAGAACAGTTGGAGAGAATGTAGCCTTTGCTTTAGAGATAGCAGGTTGGGAAAAATCAAAGATAAAAGATAGAGTAAAGGAACTTTTAGAAGTAGTTGAACTTTCTAGTAAAATAGATTCTTATCCTAGTCAATTAAGTGGAGGACAAAAGCAGAGAGTTGCAATAGCAAGAGCATTAGCAAATAATCCAGATATACTGCTATCAGATGAGGCAACTTCAGCTCTAGATCCTAAAACAACAAATTCAATATTGGATCTGTTAAAAAATATTCAACAAAAATTTGGACTTACT from Fusobacterium varium includes the following:
- a CDS encoding methionine ABC transporter ATP-binding protein, which gives rise to MIKIEKVNKIYPNGFHAVKDVSLEIKKGDIFGVIGLSGAGKSSLIRLLNRLEEPTSGKIIIDGVDITSLSKNELLEKRKKIGMIFQHFNLLASRTVGENVAFALEIAGWEKSKIKDRVKELLEVVELSSKIDSYPSQLSGGQKQRVAIARALANNPDILLSDEATSALDPKTTNSILDLLKNIQQKFGLTVVMITHQMEVIRDICNRVAVMADGRIVETGGVHHIFSAPQSEVTKELISYLPSTEEKGVEIMKTKGKMIIKLKFLGTIAEDPIISQAVRNFNIDLSILGGSIDHLSTMKVGHLFIELSGEMGQQKEAIEWFNESGVIVEVIYNGI